CCGACTCCACCCACACCGCAGGTACGAGAATTCACCGAGCCCCGGCGCCAAGCCGAAAGCGCGCTTTTGCTCAATGTCCCATCCGGGTTGACCGCTTATTCGATCGGAAACCCGACGGATGAAGAACAGCTTTACCTGGAATTGATCAATCGGTCCCGGGCCAATCCGGCCGCCGAAGGCGCACGCTTCCGCGCCATCGACGATCCCGAGGTGCGTCAGGATATCGAGAACTTCAAAGTCGATCTCGACAAACTGGTTTCCGATTTCAACGCGATCAGCCCGGCGCCGCCGCTTTCGTTGAACGCGAACCTGACCGCCGCGGCCCGCTTGCACAGCCTCGACATGCTGACCAACCAGTTCCAGGGCCACGCCGGCAGCAATGGCAGCACGACCGGCGACCGCATCACGGCGCAGGGCTATCAGTGGAGCGCCTTTGGAGAAAACGTCTTTTCCAACGCCCGCTCCGTCTCTCACGGACACGCGGCGTTCGACATCGATTGGGGCGGAGGCGAAGCCAGCGTCGGCGGTGTACAAAACCCGCCCGGCCACCGCAACACGATTCACGACCCGGTTTATCGGGAGATCGGGATCGGCGCGATCCTGACGAGCAACGGGAAGGTCGGCCCGCAATTGATCACACAAGACTTCGCGAGCCGCAGGAATCCCACGCCGTTCGTCACTGGCGTCGCCTATTACGATCTGAACCAAAACAATTTCTACGACATCGGCGAAGGCATCGAAGGGGCGACGATCCTGGTGCAAGGCTCCCAGTTCTACTCGGTCAGCGCGGCGTCGGGCGGTTATTCAGTCCCCGTCCCTGGCAATGGAACTTACGCGGTCACGCTCGGCCTGCTGGGCGCGGCGGACGCGAGGAAAAGCGCCGTCGTCGCCAACAACCAAAATGTGAAAGTGGATTTCATGCCGGTCTATTCGCCGCCGCTGGTGTCCGGTCCGGACCAACCAGCCGTCGGACAAAACAACCGTTACCAGCTCACGGCTCTTGGCGGCGCCCAAAGTTACGAGTGGAAGCAAAGCAAACGCATCGCTGCCACGGAACGCGAAGGCGCGGAGAATGGAACCGCCAAAGTCGAGATTGTGGCGTCGGCGGGCTACGACGTGATCGACCGCGCCGTCCGAGCCACCGGCAGTTTTTCCTTTCATCTGGCCCACCCGCAAAAGGAAGATCAAATACTCACTCTCCAACGCCTTTACCGCCTTACTGAAACTTCCCAATTAATTTTCGCGAGCCGGTTGGGCTGGGCGGGCACGGCGCAAACGGCCAAAGCGCAAGTCTCCATCGACGGCGGTGTTACCTGGCAGGACGTGTGGATTCAAGTCGGCACCGAAAGCAGCGGGCAACGAGCCTTCAGCGTTCAGACCATTCCGTTGGACCGCTTTGCCGGAAATGAAATCCGCGTTCGCTTCCGGTTTGATTTCGGCAGCGGATCCTTCCTGTCCGACACCGATCCTGGAGTCGGCCTGTACCTCGATGACATCGGCGTGACCGACGCCGACGAACTGTTCGACGAAGTCGTGAGGAGCGTGCCGTCCGGCACGGCGTTCCTTTTCAATCCTCGTGAGACCGGCGATTACGCGTTGCGGGTGCGCGCGAGATTTTCCAGCCGCGCGATGCCCTGGGGACCGGCGAAACTCGTCACGACTCAGGTTGGCGGAAGTTCGATCGTGCGAATCACCGGTGTGGGCAAGGTCGGCGGCGGCCTGTTTCAAATCGACTTCGAAGTGACCGGAGCCGCCGCTTCAGGACTTGATCTGGAAAGCGCGAATACCCTGGACGGCTTCTGGACAACGGATTCCACCGCAGCCATTCTGCCTTTGGCTGAAAGCGGCAAGTTCCGAGCCGTCACTTCGATGGCGTCCGCCGCGCAGCGATTCTATCGGGTCCGGGCCAGATGATTTATTCATATGAGGAAGCTCCTGCGGTTCATCCTGCGGTTGCTCTTCGGTTTTGAAGCGCACAATACGTGCGGGCTGAGCACTCCCGGTCCCGTGCTCCTCATCCCCAACCACGTCTCCTGGCTCGACTGGCTGTTTGTCTATGTGAGTCTGGACACGGATTGGAAGTTCGTGACCTCCAGCACGTCCGCCGAAACGAGCTGGGTGCACAAAATGATCATGGTCAATCGGCGCACCTTCCCGATTGACCCCGCCTCGCCTTACGCGGTGAAACGCATGGCGGAATTTCTCCAGAACGGCGGCCGGCTCGTGCTCTTTGCGGAAGGCCGCATCTCGCTCACCGGCGCTTTGATGAAGTATTTCGACGGCACGGGATTTCTCCTTTTCAAAACTCACGCCCGCGTCATCACGTGCTACCTGCGCGGCGCCCAGCGCCTGCGCTGGGTCCGCCACTCCGGCTGGACAAAATGGTTCCCGCGCGTCTCGGCCCATTTCAGCGATCCTCTGCTACCGCCCAAACTCGAAGACGTCAGCACGAACCAGGCGCGTCAACGCCTGACCACCTGGCTTATGGATCAGCAGGTCAAGCTGCAGTTCGACGTCGAAATGGCTCATGGCCCCGCCACGCCGCTGGCGGCCATCGCCGAAACCGCCCGCCATTTGCCGAAGCAGATCGCGCTCGAAGACGCGACGCGCCAGGCCGTGACGTATCGCCGGCTGATGACCGGCGTGAACCTGCTCGCCAGGCAATGGGCCAACTTGTTTGGGACCGAATCCGGCCAACGCGTCGGCGTCTTGCTCCCCAACGTCAATGCCAATCCCGTGACGGTGCTCAGCCTCTGGGCCGCCGGCAAAGTTCCCGCGATTCTGAATTACTCGACCGGACCGGCCACGATGCTGACTTGCGCGCAACTGGCCGGCCTCCGCCACGTGATTTCATCGAAGAGTTTTGAAGCGCGCGCCCGGCTGCATTTGCAGCCGTTCCGCGACGCCGGCATCGAGATCGTTTACCTGGAAGACGTGCGAGAGAGAATCCCCGGACTGGCCAGAGTTCTGAAGCTGATGAGAGAATGGCTTCACGCATCACGTTTCACGCCTCACGCCCCGCCCGCCTCCCCCGCCGTCATCCTCTTCACCAGCGGTTCCGAAGGCATCCCCAAAGGCGTCGAACTCACCCACCGCAATCTGATCGCCAACGTGCGCCAGATGCTCTCGGTGATCGATCTTCAAGACGACGACCGCATTTTCAATGCGCTGCCGCTCTTTCACAGCTTCGGCTTGACCGTAGGCACCTTGCTCGCCCTGGTGCGCGGCGTGTACATTTTTCTGTATCCGTCTCCTCTGCATTACCGCGTTGTTCCGGCGGCCGTGTATGACCGAGCATGCACAGTGATGCTGAGCACGAACACGTTTTTGAACGGCTACGCCCGCAAAGCGCACCCCTATGACTTTCGCAGCGTCCGCCTGTTGTTCGCCGGCGCGGAAAAACTCCAGGAAGCCACGGCCAGCTTTTGGGCGCGGCGCTTTGGGGTACGCATTCTGGAGGGCTACGGCGCCACGGAATGCAGCCCGTGTGTCAGTGTCAACACGCCGTTGCGTCCTTGCTTCGGAACCGCGGGCCGCATTCTGCCGGGGGTCGAATACCGGATCGAACCCGTGGAAGGCGTCAGCGAAGGCGGCCGCCTTTTCGTGCGCGGCCCGAACCTCATGCGCGGCTATTTGAACCCGGACGCCAACGCCAGGTTTCAAGCGCTGAACGGGTGGTACGACACGGGCGACATTGTGAAAGTTGATGCCGAAGGTTACGTGCACATTCTCGGCCGGCTGAAACGCTTCGCCAAGATCAGCGGCGAAATGGTGAGCCTCACCGCGGTTGAAGAAGCTTTGGCCGGCGCTTTCCCGGAATATGGGATTCGATGCGAAGTGGCCATCCTGAGCCGGCCCGACGAAGAGAAAGGCGAAGCGTTGATCGCCGTTACGAACGAATCCCGCCTTCAGACCGACAAGATGCGCGGCGCGATTCGCGGCAAAGGGTTATCCAATTTGTGTGTTCCGCGCGAAGTCCGGTTCCTCCGGGAGATCCCGAAACTGGGCACGGGCAAAGTGAACTATCGCGAGCTGGAAAAGCTGGTTTAGGCAAGATTCTGCAGCTTCTGAATCGACACGGCGTGGAGTTTTTAGTGGTGGGCGGTTACGCGCTCGCTTTTCATGGTCACCCGCGTTTCACCCGCGACCTGGCGACCTGGACCTCTTCTGTTGCCAGACCCCGGACAATGCGGCGAGGATTTTGCGGGCGTTCCAGGACTACGGCTTTGATCAACTCACGTTGACGAAGGAAGATCTTCTGCACCCAACTCTGAACTACAAGATCGGATATCCTCCGAACCAGCTCGACTTGAATCCTGCCGTCAAAGGGTTGACCTGGGACAACGCCGCCGCCTCAGCCGTAGCCGGCCACGTGCTGGGCCAACCCGTTTGATTTCTGAGTTTCGACACATTGATAGATTCCAAGACTGCCGCCGGCCGTCCCCAAGACCTCGCGGACTGAACGTTTGATGAGGGCGATGGGAGACGTCTGAGAGCCTGATTGGCTTCCCGCTTTTGAACCTGACGGTAGGGCGAGCCTGTCCCCAGCGAGCTGGTCCGGCCGTGTTCCACGCACGTCGAGCGGCTCGCCGGGACGGACTCGCCCTACCGGGACGTTCCAGAAAGTCTAACGCCTTTTGATTGGCGCAAACCGCAAAGCTCGCACATCGGCCAGCTCACGCTTCAACGGTCCTTCCGGACGCATCAGCACGCGATTGATTCCGGCGCGGAGCGCGATTTGGCCGCAAACATATTCTCGGAATCGATCGTAACCGCCGGAGGATTGGACGGCGGCGATCAATCGGCCCCCTTCCGTTTCAATAGCAAATTTGTCTCCCGCGGAAGCGTCGTCGGCTGCCAGTTCCACCCAAACTTCGTAAGTGCCCGCGGTCGGAATTTCCACCCGCCATTCGGCCACGTCTTGCTCGCGGCGCCAGGGGGCCAGGATGTCCAGCGAGGGACGGTAGGCGAGTTCGCGTCCGTGCGTGACGGCGAATCGTGCGGACAGGCGAAACTCGCCCTTCTCGTCGGGGCGAATGATTTCGGGGAAACGCGCCTTGATCAGGTTGCTATGGGCGCGTTGCACTGCGTCCCTGAACTCCGTGCGCAATGGGTTCTGTCGGTCAGGGACGGAGTGGAATCCGTCCTTACCTGGCGGCTCGGCCAATTCCTGGACGGTCCAGGGCAAGGCGCGAGATTCCGTTTGGCGGCGGACCTCTGCGACCAGGCTCGGAGCAATTGGCTCGGCGGCGTTGTCCCAGGCGCGCCGGATAAAAGTCAGAATGCCCGCAAGCTTCTCGTCGTCCAGAACCGGGCCGAAGCTGGGCATGTGCAAATCCCATTTCTGGCCGCTAACCTCGACCGGGCCGTATAGCCCGTGCAGGACAATCCGAGCCAGGCGCTCGCTCGAACCGGTGACCCATTCGCTTCGGCTGAGCGGCGGCGCGACACCGGCGAGGCCGCCGCCGTGCGGTTGATGACACGCCGCGCACAAGGCGGCGTATTGTTGCTCGCCCAATTCCGCCAGGCGCTTTTGCTCGGCCGTGAGCGGCTGGGTATCCGTGATTCCGGGACGCAAAGCGGGCGCGCCGGGCCAGGTGAAAAACGCGTGCAATCGAAAGGCGCGTTCCCGCAAAGCCGGGTCGGAGGACCGCGCGAGCTTCGTGAGAATCACAGGTTGTTGCTGGAGGGAAATTGGCTGGATGCCCTGGAGATCGCGGGGCACGCCGGCCAACAGGCCGTCGCACAGCGCATCGCGAAGTTCACTCCGGTCTGTGGCGAGCTGATCCAGCAGTCGCTCGATGCGATCCGGCGCAGCTTCGTCCACGACGGCCTGGGCCAGCCACGCGATCATCCGGCGCTGATGATCGGAGAGGGTCTGCCAATCGCGAAGGCTCAGAAGCCGCGAGAGGAACTCCAGTTCCCGGCTTTGCAGGCCGGTCATCGCGGCCGCGCGAAAGAGACCATGTTCATTATTGGAGACCAGCCGGGCTCGAATCTTTTCGCTTTGTTCTCCAGGAAATGCCCCGGCGGTGAGCAGGATCTGCAAACGCACGGCTCGGCTTGGGTCCTTTTCCATGCGAGTCAGCCGGCCGAGGAATTGGCGGGCCGTTTGATCGGAACTGGTTGAGGTGTTTGGCCGGGCGATCAGTTGTTCGCCAAGACGCACGGCGGTGGCACGGACCGTTTCGTTCTTATCGTCAAGCGCCTTCAACGCGGATTTCACGTCCAGCGCGTCCATGCCTTCGAGGGTCCAAAGCGCGTGCTGACGAGCCAAAGGGTTGATCCCGCGCAAAGCCGTTTTCTCCAGAGCAGGGATAGCGCGGCCATCAGCGCGTTCCGCCAACAATCTCTGCGCGGTCAGCCGCCACCAGGCATTGGAATGGCCCAGCAGGCTTGCGAGTTCGAGAGATGAGGCGGCGGAGAGCTTTGGCCGTTTTCGATTGATGGGCTTGCCCTCGTGGACAACGCGATAGATGCGGCCCATGTCGAGGCCGTCATCCAAATGGCGCTCCTTAACTTGCTTCTCCAGGTAAGGCACCATGAAGATGACGTGCTCGATGATGCCGTGATACATGTCCGCGACATACAGCGCGCCGTCCGGGCCCACGCGAGCGTTCACCGGACGAAACCGCTCGTCGGTGGAGGCCAGAAATTCCTGCTCCGCCGGATAAAAGCGCGCGGCTTGCGGCGCGATGTCACCGGAAAGCCGCAGGCGGCCGATCAGGTGTCCCCCGGCGTCCGGGACGAACACATTGCCGTGAGCGTCGGCGGGAAATTGATCTCCGTTATAATAGCAAGTCCCGGAGACGACCGTGTAGGTGCGCAGCCGTCCGTCTTCGCGCAATTCCAGAGCGCCGAGTGTGATTTGGGGCGTGACGCGGATCGGGAAAATCTCCTGAGCAGCCCGGGCGATATTCGCGTTCACTCCGAAGTCACCTCGATCGCGCCCTCCGCGCTGATAGGCCTTCAGAAAGTTTTTGTTGCGCAGCAAGTATTCGGCGGGAATCAAATCGGCGTGCAGGGCGGAGCTTTCGTAACAGGTCATGAACCGGCCCGCGTCGTCGAAAGTCACGCCGAATTGCCCGCGATGGATCGCCGGCTCCTCGATCAATTGGCCGTCCACGAAGCGATGGCGGGCGGGCCAGTCCGACGAGTGCAGCCAATTGTCCAGGCCGTAGCGCAATCCATTGGCGGTGTGCTGGGGATTTCCCGCGCGGCCGTAAGTGCCGACTTGCACCTTTGAGTCGCAGCGGAGATCCGCGTTCGTGTCCTGGCAAAACCAGAGCTTGGGAGGTTCAGCGATCAGCACGCCGCCTTTCACGAAAGCGAGCGACCGGGGCATGACGAGGCGATCCAGGAAAACGGTCGATTTGTCCGCGCGCCCGTCTTCGTTCCCATCCTCCAGCACGACCACGCGGCAAATCGGATCGCCTTCGCCGGTGCCCAGGAGGTCGCGCATGTAGCCCTGGTATTCCACGACCCAGATGCGGCCGTCGGGATCGAACTCGAAGAAGATCGGGTTCTGCACCATCGGTTCGGCGGCGACCAGTTCCAGCCGGTAACCGGGCGCGACGCGGAAGGTCTTCAGGGCCTCTTGGGGATTGAGCGGCGGAGCTGGTGGAACTTGAATGCGCTGGAGAAGCTCGTTCGCCTTTTCCCAATCCGCCCAGCCGGTCAGCTCGGAAGGCGGCCGGCTGCGGGGGCGCTCCGCGGGAATTGTTTGGGCAAGGGACGGAGAAGACCCAAAGGCAACCGAGAGAAAAATGACCCAGAGCATGGGGCGGCAGAGCCGCAACCAAAATCCGAAATGTGCCGAATCTCCAATCGAAATCCGCATGGCTCCTTTTAAGCGGCGCACCGGCGTGGAAGCAATCTCCGACTTACCGAGCGCGGCTGACGCGCACGATGGATTGATGCCTGCCTGAACAGAGTTTTGGACCGCGGATTTCGCAGATTACACGGATTGAGAAGCGGTCTTACTGTGCAGATCGTGGGATTGACGACAGATCGACCGGAGAACCGTAGCTATACAGATTTTCAATCTGCGGTATCGCCGATTTCCAATCGGCAGGGCGCCGGCAAGTCCCAGCGGGCTCGGACTGGGAGAGGCCCCGCAGAATACAATTCTGCGATACGGCAGAGTGCAACTCTGCGCTACGAGCTTTGTCGTCCATCCCGCGGACCAAGCAGTATCCGTGTAATCCGTGTGATCGGTGGTTGATCCAGGTTCGTGAGGAGGGGAAACTTTGAACCTGAAAACCGGGAGTTGGGAATGGCCGCCGCTATTGAAAACTGGTTTTGCCTCACCTATCTTTTGCGCATGGCTGAGACGGCCGAACCGCCAGTGTTGCCCGACGTCGGGCACGAAGAGAAAACCGATTCCCAAGAGGATTTGGAGCCCGGCTTTCTCGTGATTTGTTGGGATGACCCGGTGAACTTGATGGATTACGTCACGCACGTGTTTCAGGTGGTGTTTGGGTGGGCGAAGCAAAAGGCGGAGTCTCACATGCTTCAGGTGCACAACCAGGGCAAGAGCGTCCTCACGCGCGAGAGCATGGAACGGGCGGAGCACTACGTGCATCAACTCCAGAAATACAGTTTGCACGCGACCATGGAGCGCGACTAGGTGCACCTGCTCAGATCGGAGCGAAACCAGTTCGTATTTGAAATCGGCAAGCGCGAGAAGCGTCTGCTGCAGGACACGCTGAGGCTTTATCCGTTGATCCCGGCTTCCCACCATCAAGTGACGCGGCTGGGCGATGGAGACAAGATGGAATCCAATCAACGCTTGCTGGAAGAGGCGCTCGCCGAGCAGCGGGCGGGAAACAAGAAGCAATTGGAGGCGATGCTGAGCGAGGAAGGCCGTTTCAAGGCCGTCAAAACGGGGTTTCATCTGACTCTCACGCCGCCGCAGACCGAATGGCTACTCCAGGTGCTGAATGATGTTCGCGTCGGATGCTGGCTCCGGCTCGGCCAGCCGGACGAGAAGAAAGGCAAAAACATCACCCTGACACCGGACAACGCCCGCTATCTGGTTTTCATGGAAGCGTGCGCCCATTTCGAGTCGGTCCTTCTCAGTGCGCTTGAGCATTAGCCTTCCCGTAGCGCAGATTTGTAATCTGCCGTATCGCGGAATTGCATTCCGCTTGGCGCCGACTCGTTCGAACGCTCTGGAACCTGTCAGCGCGCTGCGGATTGCACATCGGCGATACAGCAGAGCGCACCTCCGCGCTACGGCGGAAGCCACGCCAAACACATACGTGCGGTCGGAACACGCAAGGGCGCGTGTGCTCCCCAGGTTCGATTGAATCGTTTTGGCTGAGTTTGCTCCTACCGCCGGAGCGGTTCGTCCACCAGCGGATTGAAGAGTTTGAACGGAAGGCCGTTGGTCGCCAACCGGCGCACGTCAGTGTGACCGTCGAGAAAGACCACGGAGGTGCGGCCCAGATGGCGCTTGTCGCGCGCGTGAATCATGCGCGGCTGCGCGTTGGTGCGGCCCGTGGGCGAGAAGGTCGTGTGGCTTTGGTCCCAGACATTCCAGCCGCCGTAATCGCGAGGATTCAAGGCGCCTTCAGTATTTACTTCAAAGATATACGCCAGCTCCGTCGCGCTGCCTGGCACCCCCGTCACCTTCTGGTAAGGGGCGGTGTCGTACTGCCGCGTCGCCCGGAACCGCTCAAAGTTGATCGTGTTGACCGTGTAGTGGAGGAAGAAGGGATCTCTTTGGTTTGGTTTCGGGCGAACCGATGGGCATTGATACACGGGAACCTGTTTGACCAACGTGTGGACGTAATTCGGGTCCCGGATGCGGCGCGTGTCGAGCGCGGGACCCGCAACATAAGGGGCGAGAAGATTGGCGAAGAAGTAGCCATCCGCAAAAATGTCGCCGGGGACATAATCGTCATGGTCCATGGCGTACATCTGGGTTGCGAGTCCCAGGTTCTTTAGGTTGGTGAAACACTTGGTCGTCCGGGCTTTGTCTTTGGCCCGGCTCAAAGCGGGCAAAAGCATCGCGGCGAGGATCGCAATGATCGCGATCACGACCAACAGTTCGATCAAGGTGAACGCTGGCGATTTCTGGCCGGCTTCAGTTTGATTCACGAGTGGCGGTCTTGGATGCCAGCTTTGACGCTTCGGGTTTGTGGCATGAGGCATAAATCGAGCAAACGACGATTGGAATACGGGAATTATCGAGCATCCCTGCCGATTTGTCACCAGTCCAATTGTCCTGGCTTCTGACAGAACTTTTGGCCGTGCCCAGTTCCTGCGCCGGAACTGGGCGTGAGGCGAGATACGTGGCGAACACGGTCGGAGCTTCGTTCTGCGGCGCTTCCGGGAACGTCACCTCCAGGCAGAGCAATGCTCCCAACGGTAGAATCCGGCGATATGGGCGATTGAAACGGTTTTGCATACAAGAAAGAGAAGGCTGACAGACCGGCAGCTTCCGCAACAAGGTAGGTCTTGGACGCAGAAGCGAGTGAGAGAAAACCGGATGCGTGTCGGCCGTCCTCTTGCTCAGCCGGAGCGATTTCAGTTGGAACTTGGGAGCACACGCGCCTCGCGTGTGCCGACTGGCGCCTCGCCTGTCGGGTCCTCTTTGGAACCGCGGCACTGAGCGGGACGGTTCAATTCGATTGAATGGAGTCGGCGAGGGCGCCGATTCCAGCACGCGGGGCGCGTGCGCTCCCGATCCGATCTGAACCGTTCCGGCACAAGAGCGCGCTTTCTTTGTCCGGGGAGCAACTTTACAGTCCGCTCTGTGCCGAACGCGGACATCAAATCTTTGACGCGGGAAGAACTCCACGCCCAGTTGTTGGCGTGGGACGAGCCGCCGTACCGCGTCGCGCAGGTCTTGGAGTGGCTTTACGATCATCGGGTGACAACCTGGGCCGCCATGAGCAATTTGCCCGCACGATTGCGGGAGGTGATGGCGGAACACTACTCCCTGCGTCCGCTCAACCTGGTCCAAAAGCAAGGTTCCCGCGACACGACGCAGAAATTTCTCTGGCGTTTGTCCGACGGCGCGCTCATCGAGAGCGTGTTGATCCCCGCGAATCCGGCGCTCTACGGAGCGCCCAGCGACCGGCACACGCTGTGCGTTTCCACGCAGGTCGGGTGCGCGTACGGCTGCCGATTCTGCGCCAGCGGACTGGAGGGGTGGAAGCGAAACCTCTCGGCGGATGAAATCGTCGAGCAGACGCTGGCGGTAGAACGCTGGCACGCCGCCGAGAATTTCAAATCTCAAATTTCAAATCTCAAATCGAGCGGAGCAGGAGAACGGCTCAAATCGCCGCGCCTGATCAATAACCTGGTGGTCATGGGCATGGGGGAACCGCTGGCCAACTACGAGAATCTCCTCAAAGCGTTGCGGATTCTGAATGCCCCCTGGGGCGGCAACATCGCGGCGCGCAAAATCACGGTTTCGACGAGCGGTTTGGCGCCACAAATCCGCCGGCTGGCAGACGAGCCGTTTCAATTTCAGCTTGCGCTCTCGTTGCACGGCGCGACGGATGAGGTTCGCAGCCGGATCATGCCCGTGAACCGAAAGCATCCGTTGTCTCAGTTGCTCCCGGCTTGCGAGTATTACCTGGAGAAGAAGAACCGTCTGATCACGCTCGAATACATCCTGATTCGCGGACTGAACGACGGCGGGGATCAGGTGAAACCGCTGGCTCAGTTGGCGCATCGCCTCCGGGCCAAAGTGAATTTGATTCCCTACAACCAGGTCGATGGCCTGCCTTGGGAGCGTCCCGCCGAACCGGATCAGGAGCGTTTCCTTTCCGCATTGGCACGGCTGAAAGTCAAAGCCACCCTGCGCCGCGAAAAAGGCCATGACATCGACGCCGCTTGCGGCCAGTTGCGATTGAAGACGGAAAGCAGAGAGAGATCTTCGCCCGTTTCAACCCTGCCGTTGAATTGAGGCCTTTGCGAAATGGCTCCCACTCGTAACCCTAATCTTAATCTTACTCTCGGTGATGCTCACACCCAAAGGATTACGATCAGGAGTAGGATCAGGAGCAAGAACACACCTCAGCCGTGACCATCGAAATCATCAACACCGGCACCGAACTGATGCTCGGTTCCGTGCTCAACACCCATCAACAGTGGTTGTGCCGCGAACTCGCGAATCTGGGCTACACCGTCGAGCGCCAGGTGGCGATTCCCGACACCGGCCCAGCCATTCGCGAGGCGGTGCGCGAAGCGTTGTCGAGATCGGACCTGATCATTACCACCGGCGGTTTGGGGCCGACTTCGGATGATCTCACCCGCGAATTGATTGCCGACTTGCTGGGCCGGGCGTTGGACGAAGACGCGGGCATTCTGTCGCGCATCGAAAAATTTTTCGCGCTGCGCAGGCGGCCTATGCCGGATCGAGTCCGCGTTCAAGCGTTGGTTCCCGAAGGGGCAACGGTTGTGCCGAATCACCACGGCACCGCGCCGGGGTTGCTCCTGGAGATTCCGTCCGGGCAGTTCCGAAAAGCGGATCGCGCTTCGTTTCTTCTCATGTTGCCCGGACCGCCGCGGGAGTTGTATCCGATGTTCACCGAGCAAGTGGTTCCCCGGTTGAAAGAGATTCTGCCGCTCGAACATCCTTTTGCCTCCCGAACGCTCAAAACCTCCGGCCTGGGAGAATCGATGATTGAAGAGAAAATCGCCGGGCCGTTGGAACCGCTGGTGAACCGCGGATTGGAGGTCGGGTATTGCGCCAAGTTCGGTGAAGTGGAAGTCCGTCTGGCGGCGCGCGGTGCCGAGGCCGAACCGCTAATTCGGGAGGGCGAAGCCATTGTTCGCGGCCTGCTGAACAAACACATTTTTGGATCTGGCCCCGACCAGTTGGAAGGCGTGGTGATCCGGTTGCTCACAGAACGAAACCAAACACTGGCGACGGCGGAGTCGTGTACCGGCGGCTATATTTCAAGCGCGTTAACCAATGTCTCCGGATCGTCGGCGGTCTTTTTGGGAGGCGTGGTCTCCTACAGCAATGAATCCAAGCAGCGCTTTCTTCACGTCAACCCGGCGACGCTCGAACGACACGGCGCGGTCAGTGAAGAAACCGCGCGCGAAATGGCTGAAGGAATCCGCCAGCAACTCGACACCACTTACGGGCTGGCGGTGACGGGCATTGCCGGGCCGACGGGTGGGACGCCTGAGAAGCCCGTGGGGACAGTTTATATCGCGCTGGCGGGGCCGCCTCGGACGCTGGTGCTTCACTTTCTGAATCCGTACGACCGCGCGACGTTCAAGTTCATGACCTCGCGGCAGGCGTTGGAGCTGGTGCGGAGAACGGTCCTGGAGGCGTAGGGAAGGGGGTGGTGGAGAACTGGAGTGCTGGAGTATTGGAGTAATGGTGAATTCGCAGCACTCCAATCCTCCACTACTCCACCACTCCAATCATCCTCTGCTCCGTGTCTTCTGCTTCATCCTGCGTCGCCGTTACTGCCGATGGCTTCGACGGGGCAGCCTTCCATGGCTTCCTTGCACTGGGTTTCTTCCTCCGGGCTTTCGGGTTGCTTGTACACGAAGGAGTAGCCGCCGTCGTCGTTGCGCCGGAAATTGGAGGGGGCGGTTTCCCGGCACAAGTCACAGTCGATGCACTGGTTATCCACATAGAACTTGCCGGTTACGTTGTCCGGATATCGGTTTGCGAGGTCAGCCATAGATGTTGCGCCGTAAAATCGGCTCCATATACGCGGTTCATTTCTCAAAGATCAAGTCCCCAATTCCCGGCTAACCAAAACTCCCCAAAACTCCAAGACTCCGAGTAAAGATCAGCGCTTGACCGGTTCGGGCG
The Verrucomicrobiota bacterium genome window above contains:
- a CDS encoding competence/damage-inducible protein A, producing the protein MTIEIINTGTELMLGSVLNTHQQWLCRELANLGYTVERQVAIPDTGPAIREAVREALSRSDLIITTGGLGPTSDDLTRELIADLLGRALDEDAGILSRIEKFFALRRRPMPDRVRVQALVPEGATVVPNHHGTAPGLLLEIPSGQFRKADRASFLLMLPGPPRELYPMFTEQVVPRLKEILPLEHPFASRTLKTSGLGESMIEEKIAGPLEPLVNRGLEVGYCAKFGEVEVRLAARGAEAEPLIREGEAIVRGLLNKHIFGSGPDQLEGVVIRLLTERNQTLATAESCTGGYISSALTNVSGSSAVFLGGVVSYSNESKQRFLHVNPATLERHGAVSEETAREMAEGIRQQLDTTYGLAVTGIAGPTGGTPEKPVGTVYIALAGPPRTLVLHFLNPYDRATFKFMTSRQALELVRRTVLEA
- the rlmN gene encoding 23S rRNA (adenine(2503)-C(2))-methyltransferase RlmN, producing MPNADIKSLTREELHAQLLAWDEPPYRVAQVLEWLYDHRVTTWAAMSNLPARLREVMAEHYSLRPLNLVQKQGSRDTTQKFLWRLSDGALIESVLIPANPALYGAPSDRHTLCVSTQVGCAYGCRFCASGLEGWKRNLSADEIVEQTLAVERWHAAENFKSQISNLKSSGAGERLKSPRLINNLVVMGMGEPLANYENLLKALRILNAPWGGNIAARKITVSTSGLAPQIRRLADEPFQFQLALSLHGATDEVRSRIMPVNRKHPLSQLLPACEYYLEKKNRLITLEYILIRGLNDGGDQVKPLAQLAHRLRAKVNLIPYNQVDGLPWERPAEPDQERFLSALARLKVKATLRREKGHDIDAACGQLRLKTESRERSSPVSTLPLN
- a CDS encoding ferredoxin; the protein is MADLANRYPDNVTGKFYVDNQCIDCDLCRETAPSNFRRNDDGGYSFVYKQPESPEEETQCKEAMEGCPVEAIGSNGDAG